A part of Chloroflexota bacterium genomic DNA contains:
- a CDS encoding alpha/beta hydrolase, which translates to MSSSPERIWFIPEPNASVELDLGGGATILLRRHGNPEGPRILVSHGNGLASDMYYPFWSLLEDEFDLVVYDLRNHGRNPVGDIDGHNIPNMVDDHDRVLEAVAANFGEKPAIGLYHSVSALIALLSPALGANYQALVLIDPPITKAGRDYQEFEAAANRAAAMARRRADNIPTKIKMIEVLSVIPIYQRMVPGVYQLIADTTLRPNRSREGFTLRCPKEYEARIMEYACAFAVAVDLEAIECPIQVIGADPTIPYSYLPSLDLSAIARVNYDFIPDSTHFLQLEEPEECLAMMREFLGTIGALDQG; encoded by the coding sequence TTGTCTTCATCTCCTGAACGGATCTGGTTCATCCCCGAGCCAAACGCCTCGGTCGAACTCGACCTGGGCGGCGGCGCAACGATCCTGCTGCGACGTCACGGAAACCCCGAAGGCCCACGCATCCTGGTCAGCCACGGCAACGGCCTGGCCAGCGATATGTACTACCCGTTCTGGTCGCTGCTGGAAGATGAATTCGATCTGGTCGTTTACGACCTGCGCAACCACGGCCGAAACCCGGTCGGAGACATAGATGGTCACAACATCCCGAACATGGTCGACGATCACGATCGGGTCCTGGAAGCGGTCGCCGCCAACTTTGGGGAAAAGCCCGCGATAGGTCTATACCACTCGGTTTCGGCGCTCATTGCTTTGCTCTCCCCCGCCCTCGGCGCCAACTACCAGGCGCTGGTTTTGATCGATCCGCCGATCACCAAAGCGGGGCGCGACTACCAGGAGTTCGAGGCGGCCGCCAATCGCGCGGCGGCAATGGCCCGCCGCCGGGCCGACAACATCCCGACCAAGATCAAGATGATTGAAGTCCTTTCGGTCATTCCGATTTACCAGCGAATGGTGCCGGGGGTTTACCAACTCATCGCCGACACGACCCTGCGCCCTAACCGCAGTCGTGAGGGATTCACCTTGCGGTGCCCCAAGGAATACGAAGCCCGGATCATGGAATACGCCTGCGCCTTTGCGGTCGCGGTGGACCTGGAGGCGATTGAATGCCCGATCCAGGTGATCGGCGCCGATCCGACGATCCCTTACTCCTACCTACCGAGCCTGGACCTGAGCGCAATCGCCCGCGTCAACTACGACTTCATTCCGGACTCGACCCACTTCCTGCAGTTGGAGGAACCGGAGGAGTGCCTGGCCATGATGCGCGAATTCCTGGGCACGATCGGGGCGCTCGACCAGGGCTGA
- a CDS encoding MarR family transcriptional regulator: MSTRDELLARIGELAESISTAGCMDAKGFAIDGDLTLPQIGVLYVLASGPAKITEISQAQGMAPPNASSMVERLVRKDLVERVSDPKDRRVALARLTHAGREVIDTLNRSHYEAMEKIAAFLSVEELEVVAQALEVFQRGVERLEAFDEADRALQGAT, encoded by the coding sequence ATGTCGACAAGGGATGAGCTGCTCGCCAGGATCGGTGAATTGGCGGAATCGATTTCAACCGCCGGCTGCATGGACGCGAAGGGATTCGCCATTGACGGCGACCTGACTCTCCCGCAGATTGGGGTCCTGTATGTCCTCGCTTCCGGCCCGGCCAAGATCACCGAAATCTCGCAGGCCCAGGGAATGGCCCCTCCCAACGCCTCGAGCATGGTGGAGCGCCTGGTCAGGAAAGATCTGGTGGAGCGCGTCTCCGACCCCAAGGACAGGCGGGTCGCCCTGGCCCGTCTGACCCATGCAGGCAGAGAGGTCATTGACACTTTGAATCGAAGCCATTACGAGGCCATGGAGAAGATCGCGGCGTTCCTGTCGGTGGAGGAGCTTGAAGTGGTCGCTCAGGCGTTGGAGGTTTTCCAACGGGGAGTCGAACGCCTTGAGGCGTTCGACGAGGCCGATCGCGCACTCCAAGGTGCCACCTGA
- a CDS encoding sulfatase-like hydrolase/transferase, giving the protein MPNIVFLMSDDHGWHETGYNGHPIVQTPVLDEMASEGLRLDSFYSGAPLCSPTRASVMTGRHPNRCGTFDPGWSIRPEEITIAQILSRAGYACGHFGKWHLGPVKADSPTNPRAMGFEEYLSHDNFFDMDPYLSHNGGAPEQYEGESSQIVVDAANRFISDARAAGRPFFVVAWFGSPHEPYSALDEDLATYGDLPEELQQSTAQITSLETGEQVHVRLDRVLQARYAEITAMDRAIGDLRQHLSREQIRDETLLWYCGDNGAPRESRFASPMRGYKGLVYEGGIRVPAVIEWPGRFRDPMRVSMDSVTSDILPTLCELTGQPLPDRPLDGISLVPAMEGEAGDRPDPICFWSFGGSVADDAEPYIDPDLQSGTCPLAKLMDGKFTRDFENYHHPEIREDDFEGPRAVLDSRYKLVIDGEPGTGQELFDIRADASEKRDLSTAQPQEVERLGAKLKEWQQSVLESLTGADYA; this is encoded by the coding sequence ATGCCCAACATCGTGTTTCTGATGAGTGACGACCACGGATGGCATGAAACCGGCTACAACGGGCATCCGATCGTGCAGACGCCGGTCCTGGATGAAATGGCCTCCGAAGGGCTCCGACTCGACAGCTTCTATTCCGGCGCACCGCTCTGCTCGCCAACTAGGGCGAGCGTGATGACCGGCCGTCATCCGAATCGGTGCGGAACGTTCGACCCGGGCTGGTCGATCCGGCCGGAGGAAATAACCATCGCGCAGATCCTGTCGCGGGCGGGCTACGCCTGCGGCCACTTTGGCAAGTGGCATCTCGGTCCGGTGAAGGCCGATTCGCCAACCAATCCGCGGGCAATGGGGTTTGAGGAATACCTCTCGCACGACAACTTTTTCGACATGGACCCGTACCTTTCGCACAACGGCGGCGCCCCTGAGCAATACGAGGGTGAAAGCTCCCAGATCGTCGTCGATGCGGCCAACCGTTTCATCTCGGATGCGCGGGCAGCCGGGCGCCCGTTTTTCGTGGTGGCCTGGTTCGGATCCCCGCACGAGCCCTACAGCGCACTTGATGAGGACCTTGCCACCTACGGCGATCTGCCGGAAGAATTGCAGCAGAGCACAGCGCAGATCACCTCGCTTGAGACCGGAGAGCAGGTGCATGTTCGACTGGACAGGGTGCTGCAGGCGCGTTATGCAGAGATCACTGCGATGGACAGGGCGATCGGCGATCTGCGCCAGCACCTGTCCCGGGAGCAGATAAGGGATGAGACTTTGCTCTGGTACTGCGGCGACAACGGCGCGCCGCGGGAGAGCCGGTTCGCCTCGCCAATGCGCGGTTACAAGGGACTCGTTTACGAGGGCGGTATCCGGGTTCCTGCGGTTATCGAGTGGCCGGGCCGGTTCAGGGATCCAATGCGCGTGTCGATGGACTCGGTCACCAGCGACATCCTGCCGACATTGTGCGAGCTGACGGGACAGCCATTGCCCGATCGCCCCTTGGACGGCATCAGTTTGGTGCCGGCCATGGAAGGTGAAGCGGGCGACCGGCCCGATCCGATCTGCTTCTGGAGTTTTGGCGGCAGCGTGGCGGATGACGCTGAGCCATATATCGATCCGGACCTTCAGTCCGGCACTTGCCCGCTTGCCAAATTAATGGACGGAAAATTCACCCGCGACTTCGAAAACTACCACCATCCGGAGATCCGGGAAGACGATTTCGAGGGACCCCGCGCGGTCCTTGATTCGCGATACAAGCTCGTCATTGATGGAGAGCCCGGAACCGGCCAGGAACTATTCGATATCCGAGCGGATGCATCCGAAAAAAGGGACCTTTCAACGGCTCAACCGCAGGAAGTTGAACGTTTGGGGGCCAAATTGAAGGAATGGCAACAGTCCGTGCTGGAGAGTCTGACCGGCGCCGATTACGCCTGA
- a CDS encoding ABC transporter ATP-binding protein produces the protein MGAVHASELTKFYGKHRGIEGVDLDVRQGEVFGFLGPNGAGKTTTIRTLLDEIRPTAGSATILGLDTHRNSVEIRKHIGYIPGDLALYPNLTGWDTLTYFANMRGGVDWSYVRELAERLDSDLSRKVGDLSTGNRQKVGVIQAFMNRPELLILDEPTAGLDPLIQREFQNLVHEVTAEGRTVFLSSHTLSEVQRVADRVGIIRGGFLIAVESVAELRSKAIRRVEFVLDRRPEGSDFESVPGARNVIANDTHVEMSFEGDMGELLKAATDRYNVEDIKTSETDLEEIFLTYYHTDEVAKQ, from the coding sequence ATGGGTGCTGTTCACGCGAGTGAGCTGACGAAGTTCTACGGCAAGCACCGTGGCATCGAAGGTGTGGACCTGGACGTCCGGCAAGGCGAGGTGTTTGGTTTTCTTGGGCCAAACGGTGCGGGAAAAACGACGACGATCAGGACGTTGCTGGATGAGATCAGGCCCACCGCCGGATCCGCGACCATCCTCGGACTGGACACGCATCGAAATTCCGTCGAAATCCGCAAGCACATCGGTTACATCCCGGGAGACCTCGCGCTGTACCCAAACCTGACCGGTTGGGACACCCTGACGTACTTTGCAAATATGCGGGGCGGCGTTGACTGGTCCTACGTCAGGGAGCTGGCCGAACGACTGGACTCCGACCTTTCGAGAAAGGTCGGAGATCTTTCGACGGGCAACCGGCAAAAAGTCGGGGTCATCCAGGCCTTCATGAACCGGCCGGAACTGCTGATCTTGGACGAACCGACAGCTGGACTTGACCCGCTTATCCAACGGGAGTTTCAGAACTTGGTGCACGAAGTGACCGCCGAAGGGCGCACTGTCTTCCTGTCCAGCCATACGCTGTCCGAGGTCCAGCGCGTCGCCGACCGAGTCGGAATCATCCGCGGCGGCTTTCTCATCGCGGTCGAGTCAGTCGCAGAGTTGAGGTCGAAGGCCATTCGCCGCGTGGAGTTCGTGCTTGACCGGCGACCGGAAGGCTCGGATTTCGAGAGCGTGCCCGGTGCTCGCAACGTGATCGCAAACGACACCCACGTCGAGATGTCTTTTGAGGGAGACATGGGCGAACTGTTGAAGGCCGCCACCGACCGTTACAACGTGGAGGACATCAAGACGAGCGAAACCGATCTTGAGGAGATTTTTCTCACCTACTACCACACCGATGAAGTGGCCAAGCAATGA
- a CDS encoding ABC transporter permease subunit gives MTLANITLKTARDRWLGWVISAVSLALLLLFGMAAYREIDLTIYTELPEAFRSLFGIGEGVDAGGLAVGYILGSFGAFVTAAMALVFGSAAIAGEERNGTMNILLANPKSRTHVLLSKAASLVVLAALTVAILWASVYPAAALMDVEISGLEVEALALHLYVNAVYYGMLALAIGAITGNRDTASGVAAGILVISFFAVGLLPLVEGLENLRKAFPWYYFDGSDPIYNGIAWDHLAVLASASVVLLVAAMVGFGRRDLKSQSVGTSLLDRMRSNPILNRIVGRLAGSARVSSIWLKTVSDYQTLLLVTSAAMFLVMGVILGPMYASLTEETRVAFHNFPEELIALFGGGELGTPEGWYTLETFGLMAPLAVILVTAVTGAGALAGEESRRTMGLLLANPIRRSRIVIEKSATMTLFGIAVGIATFAGVSLGSVFGDLGMSFVNIGSTAALQVLSGLVFGFLALAIGAGTGRASAAIYGAVGAALVSHLLTSLVKINDGLAGIAWLSPFHYYLVSDPLNTGMDWGDALVLTVLSAALFGLSIFLFQRRDIRQRG, from the coding sequence ATGACGCTGGCGAACATAACCCTCAAAACGGCGCGCGATCGCTGGCTCGGGTGGGTCATCTCGGCCGTTAGTCTCGCGCTGCTGCTTTTGTTCGGGATGGCAGCCTATAGGGAAATCGACCTCACGATTTACACCGAATTGCCCGAGGCGTTTCGCTCCTTGTTCGGCATCGGGGAGGGCGTTGACGCCGGGGGCTTGGCGGTCGGCTACATTCTTGGTTCCTTCGGGGCATTCGTGACGGCCGCAATGGCGCTCGTTTTCGGTAGCGCAGCGATTGCTGGGGAAGAGCGGAACGGGACTATGAACATCCTGCTCGCAAATCCCAAGAGTCGCACGCACGTCCTTTTGTCCAAAGCCGCTTCCCTCGTCGTGCTGGCCGCCCTCACTGTTGCCATCCTGTGGGCTTCGGTCTACCCGGCGGCCGCCTTGATGGATGTTGAAATCAGCGGCCTGGAAGTGGAAGCCCTGGCGCTACACCTTTACGTCAACGCCGTCTATTACGGAATGCTGGCTCTGGCCATCGGCGCCATAACCGGCAATCGCGACACGGCATCGGGCGTGGCCGCTGGGATCCTTGTGATTTCCTTCTTTGCAGTCGGGCTCTTGCCCCTTGTCGAGGGGCTGGAGAACCTGCGCAAAGCATTCCCTTGGTACTACTTTGATGGGAGTGACCCGATCTACAACGGCATCGCGTGGGACCACCTGGCAGTTCTGGCTTCAGCGTCCGTCGTGCTCTTGGTCGCCGCCATGGTCGGGTTCGGCCGCCGTGACCTCAAAAGCCAATCCGTTGGGACCTCGCTACTGGACAGAATGCGGAGCAATCCGATCCTCAACCGGATCGTTGGGCGACTTGCCGGTTCGGCCAGGGTGTCGTCTATATGGCTGAAGACCGTCTCCGATTACCAGACCCTGCTTCTGGTCACATCGGCTGCCATGTTTCTAGTCATGGGCGTCATATTGGGGCCAATGTACGCATCGTTGACGGAGGAGACGCGCGTTGCGTTCCACAATTTCCCCGAGGAGTTAATCGCGCTCTTTGGGGGCGGCGAACTGGGCACTCCGGAAGGTTGGTACACGCTGGAAACATTTGGCTTGATGGCCCCACTTGCCGTCATCCTGGTGACGGCTGTCACGGGCGCCGGAGCCCTCGCTGGCGAGGAGTCGCGACGCACGATGGGGCTGTTGCTGGCCAATCCCATTCGCCGTTCCAGAATCGTGATCGAGAAATCCGCGACCATGACGCTTTTTGGGATCGCAGTCGGTATCGCGACGTTCGCCGGCGTGTCCTTGGGGTCGGTGTTCGGTGACCTCGGGATGTCTTTTGTCAACATCGGCTCGACCGCTGCACTCCAAGTGTTGTCAGGCCTGGTATTCGGCTTCCTCGCCCTAGCAATTGGCGCCGGCACGGGACGTGCGTCGGCTGCCATCTATGGAGCTGTGGGCGCAGCTCTCGTCTCACATCTATTGACGTCGCTGGTAAAGATCAACGACGGCCTTGCCGGTATTGCGTGGCTGTCACCCTTCCACTACTACCTGGTCAGCGACCCTTTGAATACCGGGATGGATTGGGGGGATGCCCTCGTATTAACCGTGTTGTCCGCGGCGCTCTTTGGCCTGTCGATATTCCTGTTTCAGCGACGAGATATCAGGCAGCGGGGATAA